A genomic region of Rhipicephalus sanguineus isolate Rsan-2018 chromosome 1, BIME_Rsan_1.4, whole genome shotgun sequence contains the following coding sequences:
- the LOC119403395 gene encoding serine/threonine-protein kinase VRK1 → MPHFQSCGSHEHIGISYRSIGLERFGEDLQKLLDRQWKTLLFESAFSVGMCVINVLEYVHSYGFIHADAKPSWTLPSFGKGNENFVHPPNIGWACRYTQKGKRNDYKDDLAKKHDSATEFVSSDVHIGAHSRSGDMERLGYNLLWWLCCRLTWEDNLKNPEYVSQQKSTPMEAIPLLMSKCFPHGEIPCGITEFLRYVGTMNLEDAADYKQLMRILENDIQAAGFKPDGRLLFKPQRTPRRN, encoded by the coding sequence ATGCCCCATTTCCAAAGTTGTGGCTCCCATGAACATATCGGCATCAGTTACCGCTCTATCGGCTTGGAGAGATTCGGAGAAGATCTGCAGAAGCTTCTCGACCGGCAGTGGAAGACATTACTCTTCGAGAGTGCATTCAGCGTCGGCATGTGCGTGATCAATGTCTTGGAGTACGTACACAGCTACGGGTTCATCCACGCCGATGCGAAGCCGTCATGGACGCTGCCTAGTTTTGGCAAAGGCAATGAAAACTTTGTGCATCCGCCAAACATTGGTTGGGCCTGTCGGTACACGCAAAAGGGCAAGCGCAATGACTACAAGGACGATTTggcgaagaagcacgacagcgccACCGAGTTCGTGAGTTCGGACGTCCACATTGGTGCACACTCGCGAAGTGGTGACATGGAACGGCTGGGATATAATCTGCTCTGGTGGCTGTGTTGCCGACTGACTTGGGAGGACAACCTCAAGAACCCCGAGTACGTCAGCCAACAGAAGAGCACGCCAATGGAAGCCATCCCCCTGCTTATGAGCAAATGCTTCCCACACGGGGAGATTCCATGCGGCATCACCGAGTTCCTCCGGTATGTGGGCACCATGAATCTTGAAGACGCGGCAGACTACAAGCAGCTAATGAGGATCTTGGAGAACGACATTCAGGCGGCGGGTTTCAAGCCGGACGGCAGGCTACTCTTCAAGCCACAGAGGACGCCGCGGCGCAACTAG